The DNA segment agtaGGTATTTTGTGAAATGGTTCCACAGATCTTTATCTTCCGTTAAGTCAATCATTTTTTATATGTGACCTAAATAAGAAATATATCTCATAAAACACTTATGAgtttgtcttgcatgagttgtTCTCTTAATTTTCTTTCAAATCTAATTACTCTAACGTATGTTCTTCATGTCTGAAATCCACTACTAGAATTCGATAAACatgtaattaatttaattaaattattcatatataaataattgaaCATAACAAAAAACTTGAgaattaatcatataatacaatCAAATTGCAATAAAAGAATAGAAATATCCTGAAACTAAAACCAGTGGTGCCCTATACGCTTAGTTCATGGTAATTGACTGAAGATTGATTCACATTCTGTTTGAACCACTTGTAAGTTGCACCATTGAATGTGGTATCCATGATAGAATCAAGAACGTGAGTAAAATTTCCAAGTACGCAATGTATGAGGACACATGTTTACATGCAAGGACTCATTTGGTTAATCGGGATTAAAAAATTGAAACTCATGTTTAGACTGTAAGAACCCCAGTATGAGGTCGGTGTTCCAAAAATTCATTGGATACCACAAATACTGAGTGTGCTCTTCGACCTACTCTGTCCTAGATAAGTACCACACACGATGTTCTATGGATCCAGTAGATGTCACACGGTaataaagaaacaagagctgagcgaccctactcaACTTACTATCTCAAGTTATATTAGGCTCAACGTGATTATCACATATTCATACATACATTATGGATAATCATGCATCATCTCACATATATCTCAGTCAATACTTACGTATCTCTAAAAAGTTGGTTTAGTATTACAGAGTCTATAAAGTCCCAGCCTAAAGATAAGTGAACTTTATaacactattttttttaatctaaaagtCTCTATTCATCCATTAGATACTCTCAATAACTATTAAGTATACAAAACTATCTTTTATCTGTCGTTAATTCGTAGAAGTCGAGAGCTTCACAAATGAGCACAGTTTCGTTATGACCTTAGTAGCACACTGTTTCTTGCTATCCCTCGATAATATGACTAGAAACGCTCAAATATTGACTaaataactctggaaactcCGTTGCATGTACTTATtacgtaaataaaacacaataaaatatttttttgatatgattttttataGTTTCTAATTTTCTAATTTGTAATCATTTTTTCCAACAAATGTTTTCTTCTAATTTGCATTTATAAATTactttaataaaacatggtaaaagaTCATTACGATAAGAATATGACAAAAGAAAATGGTACGATAAAATAGATATTTGTAAGAATTTAGTAGTTaaaatcttttaattttttttaaaaatacatattttatctAAATTGGTTAATATGAGTATTTAAcatgaattgattttttttccaaaagccGTCTGTTGTGGCGAGGAGTTAGACAAACCCCTACCCATTTATTGATGAAGAAAACATAAATACATGAAAGAGAGGGAGACTAAACCAAAACCTCTCAAGATTACTACAATTAcaataatgaaataaaaaaacaacCAAAAAGCCAGAACTAATTAAGAGTTATAAAATTTTGAGGAACTACGATTTAATGTAGACCAAATGTGAGACCCCTGCCGCACATAGCAAAAATGAAAGCTTTAAAATTagtttaaaatgggctacaatggacttctatagcaacttgggttaataattttaattaaagcgaggacgaataaGAAATAGTTTTTATAGGGCATATTGTGCAATCGCGCAAGCGCGGACATAGGTCCGACGTGTGACATAATGGTAACAGAGCCGGTCACCTACAGGAACCATGGGAAATAAGTGCTATACGGGGTAAAGTGCTTCGtgcgtgggagccacctcttgaacctaaAGGAGTCACCTCTAGATTCTCGGTGCTGGTGGATCAGTTAGTGCGAGGACGTCGTGTTCTTGTTCTGAAGGAAAGATGATTACGAGACCCCTGTCCcatatgagaaaataaaagCTTTAAAATGAGCTACAATGCGCTTCTATATCAACTttggttaatcattttcgtaaagcgaggacgactacgaagtagttgctatagagGCTTCTTGTGCAGTCGTGTAAGCGCGGGCCTGGGCCCGGGGTGTGACACCAAACATTAAATgttgaaatttaatattattgttgttatcttttgttgagttaattaattttatagtaggtctcttgtgagacggtctaaAGGATTTTTATTCTTTAGACCGCTCAATCTTGctcatatttaaaaataaaaataatacttttgacattaaaattaataatttttctgaaGTGATCTAAATACGAAATCAATTTCACAAAGTTGGCTCGTAAGATTGTCTTACTAGagtttttgttttagttttgtttcaaattttaattactCAATCATGTGTTTTCCCACGTGCAACGTACGTGCACGTtttctagtatatatatatatatatatgtatgtatgtatgtgacctcaattatttttaaatattacatGCATCCTAGAGGTTCATAAAAACTTTTATGAGATCATCTTACGAGTCAGTTTTGTGTGACGAATTTCTTACGCGACCCaactcataaaaaattattattttttaaataaaaactattACTTTTTTACTCCAGATATAAACTGAGTTGAATTGTCACACGAATATAGATCTGTATAAATATCATCTCACGTGAGACTTACTCTATTAGTTTGAAAAATGTAACAAATCCAATAAATTCTTAACATTCGTCACGTTTGTATTTTTCTTATCTTTAAAAtgtaaaataagttcaaatttgATAGAGTGTGTTTCTAATTATAGAAATTTAATGGATTAATGTGTTATTTTTCATAAACCTCAAGTATATAAatgtaatatttaaatataattttttttttggtaactATGAAGAATTTTAGTTGAGGTAGATGTAATTATccctaaaatttattataaaaattaggTAGCTTatgatatttaaaattaaattttttatatttaaaactaaCTTTCTAAAAATACTATAAAGTTAAAATGATGTGTGATTAAAAGGGTGTGTGGTTAGCTTAGATACTCTTGAAAAcatcttataagttgttttagagcttaattataagttttttaaatttgtttgatagttttttttcaaataaattataagctgtcaaaataatcTGTTTGAATAagatgttttttaaaaaatacccATAGTTTTTTTAGTAAATATCTTATTTCGATATTTTACTTATCCATATAatacttatatattttattaaattcttaCCCTGTCCTCTACTCATTTTTTGAacataatttatcaattgttttctaaattaaaattaaaaatagtttcatttttaaatatatttttaacatttatgataaatttaaaattatttttgtatatatactACTATTTACATTATTTTCATAGTATTATACATTTTtcataagttttttttaaataagctTAGCCAAACACTTTTTAATTATCAAGGGCTCAAGCCCAACTGGATGTCTGCATCAATACATTATCTCGAGtttataagttatttttaataagtttagtcaaACACCTCTGATTGTAGGGGTGTCAATTCGGGTGGGTTCGGGTACGGGttgacaaaaaaattatttaaaaatttctcaACCCGAAATTGGCCAACCCGAACCCTGCTAACTCGACTAATCCGATCAACGAACCAACccgattatatttttttttattttttttaacaaaaaaattcaaaacacataataatagtattaatatttaatttaatcatatgataacaaaatctaagcttatatataatttaaatttgaaagtctagttgtaaaaaatttaaagtatacttactaaaaaaaataaaaaaatattttaaaaaatccaaattatacaaaataaagtcacgaaaatctattatattaatatacaattttttttttcagatattCAACATATGAAAATGTAGCAAATATtgcttaattatatatattaaaataaataataaaaatttttgggTCATATCGGGTCAATTCAGATTGATCCGAACCCAATCCGAACctgattaatatttttgggttagCTTTCGGGTCAACCCCGTCCAACCTAAGGCATGTCCCGTGGAATGAGGTGTTCAAGACAAAACCGAGGACGTGGGGGATGAAAGCactcaatatgaaagtatgagtatacatatgCTATGGCCTATGAGTGCGTGCAAATGTACAGAGCTACCGAAAAACTGTCACGGTCAAACTTTGCTCGGTCAAGAGGCGTCATGATATTTAACACTATGTGTCGTCGCATAAGAAGATGACTCACACACCACAATAAATTTGTCGACATAGGTGACCTGATCCCGTACTAGCGAGTCCAACTGTAACGCCCGAAAATTcgttacgtaaatccgcatgcataactaggggatttaatgattttaaatattaagaATAAGaggttaaatgatttttatgtgctattatatgaattatgtgatttatttgcatgttttaaagtTATTATAGCATTTAACCCGATATAATGAAATttgtgaatttatttgagaaaaggtatttgtagtagcccgtaaccaattaAAGAGATTAAGGAACTAATCGCATTTGCTAAACTCgagttcagacgatccgaagtggaggatcggaggctccgaactggatcgaacgatccgaaggcaagttcggacgctccgatcgttcTGCCGAcagacgtcatggatgacgtcattgtgctgacgtaagcaatgacgtattattgggTTCGAACGACCCAAAGTCAATATCGGACGGTCCGATTGTGTTCGAACGCTCCGAAGCatggttcggacggcccgaactccgtctataaataggagggccgagattaaCTTTCAGTcgcaccattcacctcttctctctcgattccttagtcttctagctcagatctagggaattctaggcgtcccgtggggaatccggaagtggcatagtgaTCCAGGCGTCGCAGCTAGGGGTGCAATCGagccgaatcgagccgaatattACACAAATATTAAtattcgagctcgagctcgaaacATATGTTCGATATTCGTATTCGATTCGAAgttcaaaaatatgaaaaaatttggctcgagctcgattcgaaatGATGTTCGAGCTCGAGTTCGATTCGAACTATTCGAATCttcattcaaatatttttatccaATATATgacataaaatagaaaaaaaattaggaAATGACCAAAGACAGAATGAAAAATTCACCAAACTTGTAAAACAGTGCAGAATAATAAAGTTCATCAGCTTACACATTTGAATGAGTTAGCAAAAATCAAGCTAATGACTAAAAAACTTCCTCCATCTAGGATTCAAATCCAAACTAAATAGAGATAGTCACAACCTAATTGCTACCCTGCCAAGTCCCAAGTTAATCCATTGTTGGATTTACATACCAAAATATACAAAAGTTCCAACTGATACCTCTCAAGTCAAGCAATTGTTGTTTTTACTACCAAAATATACAAAAGTTCTAACTGTTACTCCCAAGCAAAGCCATCGTTGCTTTTaccatatcaaaatatacaaaaCTTCAAGTCCCACACTTCTAGATCTGAAGACccgtaaataataaaaatagtcACAATATGCACATAATGCTTCCTTTGGTATCTGAAAACTGTTGCATATTAGAGTCATACTCAGATTtaagcaaaaaaaataaaacgtaTATGACTTGAAGTTTTAAAGCAACACAAAAATATGTATATTAGAGCTTATATGACTTTGATATATGAAATCTGTTGCATACTCTTATATGCAACCCAAAAACAGAATTTCAAGTCCCACATTTTCACACATGAGTATGACTCTAATTTGCAACACAAAAATATAAGTTTTAAGCACATAATGCTTCCTTTGATATCTGAAATCTGTTGCATATTCAAATACACATGTTAGTAAACTCAAATAAAATGTCAAAAATGAAATTAAAACTAATTATACTTTAGATATACAATAATTTACTTTAAAAAATACCTGTTCTTTAAAGTTCTATCCATCAATTTAATCTATAGGAAGATCAATTGTCAAAGCTTGCTTTTCAACCTGCAATAACAAAGATAAATTCATCATTTAACagcttaattttaaaaaaaaaacacagaaaACTTTATATCATTACCTTAATTTTTTTAGTCACCCCATGTCGTTTTCGACTCCAATCTCCACCGCACATCAACATTTCTACTATTGTGGGAGCTAAAGAAGCACGATACTTGTCAATTACATGAGTTCCAGCACTAAATATTGCCTCTGAAGCTACTGTGGTAATAGGTATTACCAATATATCTCTGACCATAGTCGACAACACCGGAAATTTGTATGTATTGAGCTTCCACCAACCGAGAGCATCAAATGTTTTGCTCGGATGCCTGTGACACCCTTCTTCTAAATACACATCTAACTCCGATTTTTCAGGCTGTACCATTTCAATTTCATTCAAATAAGAAGAGAATTCAGACCATCCCGAAGCAAAACTAGTAATTTCATCCCTACTTTGAGTTGACCTGCTGCTGCTACCTTGAGACTCAGAATTGGTTCTTGTTCCTTGAATTTTTTGAGCAACTGCATCTGAATATTCTTTGTAAATTACATACAGAAGCTTCTGAACCTCTTTAATATTACTTTCTGCTTCAAATGAGGTATAAAGTTTAGGAAAACTAAATTCAAGTGCACGCATTTTGCACCTAGgatccaaaacacaaccaacAGCCATTAACAAATTGCATTCACCCTAGTATTTATCAAATTTTGCCTTCATTTTTTGCACCATTTTTCTAATAAACTCTTCCTCATCACAAGATCTCTCATCCAAGACTACTTTTACTCGAAAGACTTCATTCAGAAAAAGATTGGCAGTGGGATACTCATTTCCAGAAATTATGTTTGTTGCATCATAAAATACTTTCAAGATTGAAAATACTTTATGCAATTTTTCCCAATCATCTTCAGTTGGACAATGAATGTAGCTTGGTTCCCGATCTTTAAATCTTGGAAACACATCTTTGAAAGCAATTGCTGTTGCTAAC comes from the Henckelia pumila isolate YLH828 chromosome 1, ASM3356847v2, whole genome shotgun sequence genome and includes:
- the LOC140865148 gene encoding zinc finger BED domain-containing protein RICESLEEPER 2-like, with protein sequence MVIAGHWIDSSWKLNKRVLNFFHIPPPRGGPQISDSLLKCARQWEIENKVFTVFVDNASANDAAIKYMKEDFLRINKNLVCGGKLFHVRCCAHILNLIAQDGLSEIRGIVHVIRQSVDFIRRTDARLIQFAEIVKQLKLNEIKLVDDCKTRWNSTYEMLATAIAFKDVFPRFKDREPSYIHCPTEDDWEKLHKVFSILKVFYDATNIISGNEYPTANLFLNEVFRVKVVLDERSCDEEECKMRALEFSFPKLYTSFEAESNIKEVQKLLYVIYKEYSDAVAQKIQGTRTNSESQGSSSRSTQSRDEITSFASGWSEFSSYLNEIEMVQPEKSELDVYLEEGCHRHPSKTFDALGWWKLNTYKFPVLSTMVRDILVIPITTVASEAIFSAGTHVIDKYRASLAPTIVEMLMCGGDWSRKRHGVTKKIKVEKQALTIDLPID